A window from Pseudomonas kribbensis encodes these proteins:
- the ccoN gene encoding cytochrome-c oxidase, cbb3-type subunit I, which translates to MNTSISTAYNYKVVRQFAIMTVVWGIVGMGLGVFLAAQLVWPELNFNLPWTSFGRLRPLHTNAVIFAFGGCALFASSFYSVQRTCQTQLFAPKIAAFCFWGWQLVILLAAISLPLGYTSSKEYAELEWPIDILITIVWVAYAIVFFGTIMQRKTKHIYVGNWFFGAFIITVAILHIVNNLELPVSFTKSYSVYAGATDAMVQWWYGHNAVGFFLTAGFLGMMYYFVPKQAERPVYSYRLSIVHFWALITLYIWAGPHHLHYTALPDWAQSLGMVMSLVLLAPSWGGMINGMMTLSGAWHKLRSDPILRFLVVSLAFYGMSTFEGPMMAIKTVNALSHYTDWTIGHVHAGALGWVAMISIGALYHMIPKVFGKEQMHSIGLINAHFWLATIGTVLYIASMWVNGIAQGLMWRAVNEDGTLTYSFVETLVASHPGFVVRLIGGAIFLSGMFLMAYNTWRTVRASQPADVVAAAQMA; encoded by the coding sequence ATGAACACTTCTATCAGTACCGCCTACAACTACAAGGTGGTCCGCCAATTCGCCATTATGACGGTGGTGTGGGGCATCGTCGGCATGGGGCTCGGGGTTTTTCTCGCGGCTCAATTGGTCTGGCCCGAACTCAACTTCAACCTGCCGTGGACCAGCTTCGGACGCCTGCGCCCGTTGCACACCAACGCGGTGATCTTCGCGTTCGGCGGCTGTGCCTTGTTCGCCAGTTCGTTCTACTCGGTGCAGCGCACCTGCCAGACGCAATTGTTTGCGCCGAAAATCGCCGCCTTCTGCTTCTGGGGCTGGCAACTGGTGATCCTGCTGGCAGCCATCAGCCTGCCGCTGGGTTACACCAGCTCCAAGGAATACGCCGAGCTGGAATGGCCGATCGACATCCTGATCACCATCGTCTGGGTCGCCTACGCCATCGTGTTCTTCGGCACGATCATGCAGCGCAAGACCAAGCACATTTATGTGGGCAACTGGTTCTTCGGCGCGTTCATCATCACCGTGGCGATCCTGCACATCGTCAACAACCTTGAGCTGCCGGTGAGCTTCACCAAATCCTACTCGGTGTACGCCGGTGCAACCGACGCGATGGTGCAATGGTGGTACGGCCACAACGCCGTAGGCTTTTTCCTCACCGCCGGTTTCCTCGGGATGATGTACTACTTCGTGCCGAAACAGGCCGAACGTCCGGTGTATTCGTATCGCCTGTCGATCGTGCACTTTTGGGCGCTGATCACCCTGTACATCTGGGCCGGCCCGCACCACTTGCACTACACCGCGCTGCCGGACTGGGCGCAGTCGCTGGGCATGGTGATGTCGCTGGTACTGCTGGCACCGAGCTGGGGCGGCATGATCAACGGCATGATGACCCTCTCGGGCGCCTGGCATAAGTTGCGCAGCGACCCGATCCTGCGCTTCCTTGTGGTGTCGCTGGCGTTCTACGGCATGTCGACCTTCGAAGGTCCGATGATGGCGATCAAGACGGTGAACGCCCTCTCCCACTACACCGACTGGACCATCGGCCACGTACACGCCGGCGCGCTCGGCTGGGTGGCGATGATTTCCATCGGCGCGCTGTACCACATGATCCCGAAAGTCTTCGGCAAAGAGCAGATGCACAGCATCGGCCTGATCAACGCGCACTTCTGGCTCGCGACCATCGGCACCGTGCTCTACATCGCCTCGATGTGGGTCAACGGTATCGCCCAGGGCCTGATGTGGCGTGCGGTGAACGAGGACGGCACGCTGACCTACTCCTTCGTCGAAACCCTGGTGGCCAGCCACCCTGGCTTCGTCGTGCGGCTGATTGGCGGGGCGATCTTCCTCAGCGGCATGTTCCTGATGGCTTACAACACCTGGCGCACCGTGCGGGCCTCGCAGCCTGCTGACGTCGTTGCTGCCGCGCAGATGGCCTGA